The genome window TCGACTTGCTAGAGTTTCAATCCAACAATGTGTGatcaaaaactaatattttaattataaaattactccTACAAGGTGTACATACAGTGTGCGGCGACAACCCCTTTCTAGAACTAAGCGTCACCCACTATTATATATTAGGCTTACTTGGATCTCGTCATGTATTAGGtacaattatatttgttatCTTATCTTTAGATCaactcataatttttccaatccaacaaacaattttctaattgtcaaaatattatttattcaattaatttaattaattagcttaattatattattttatcgaCCCGATTCTAATCTCATGAAAATCATGACGACTTTATCAGTATTAAAATCtatgagtaaataaatttatttacctTATTCTATGAAACTATGATGactaactaatttaattttcacttcaaacttcaattatttaattaaataataatttgaagaaattaatttaatctctaatgCATCTCTTATTTAGGGCGAGAAAATACATTCACTGCGAATAGTGATAAATGAAATCTATTTCTCTAAtatatcattttcatatattcaCATCATCAATTCAAATGCAAGCCATCAAGGATATGCCGAGCTAGCAAAAGGACCAATCggatatatataattagggttcaaataattgtaattaatttctaactctttttcaattaattacaacattatttagtcatgcagtcattccactaaagtatcatgactaagctctccccataatataccattacgaaagttaCTTCATTGAGTGTTTGCCCAATAACTTTGTCATATGTGTGTTGCCCTCATAAGacatccttaatctctttggaataaaattcgttctcccaacatgatcctattttatctcatgcaAACCATTAAAACTTCTTccatgaaaaaataattactaacaTACAGTAATTGAATCATTCGCCTTTAAACAATGACTTGTGGTCACGTTACTTTtccatctatcatgtaatgtcaatgagaggatgtcatttactatttattgagctatgaattccactattgtaagTGAAGTTATATCAAACAAAAGTCGTATGCCCAACACACCAACTTTCAACTCTATTACTAATTGAAATCGAGTttttaatacatcaaaatatacaagtTGTGAACACATAGTCCTTCAATTACTCAGTATTGAGGTAAGTCAGATAATGagtgtcacaagtgaataaatctatatttACTCTACTTGGGTCCTATCCAATGTTCTGTCAATCCAAACAATCACATCTAAGTCTCTATCTTTCAGGATTCATCTGCTTCAATACCCAAGACAAGGTATCTTCCTatttggacttgatagatgacataatagTCTTTTAATCGACTTACTCAATTTCGATTATACTATAAACCATTTAGAttatttactaatataagttgtcttatCGCATTATGATCAACCATATAttgcaacttaatattagttaaacattagataatcaATGTGCtagtattttctttcattttgcttGCAAAATCCATTAAGTACATTATACAAAAGATATTAATGAGAAAgatggaattttattaaatcaatttgttcaaaagtTACAAGTACATTTGACAATATAATTACACTAAGGGCACTAGATCTCAACACCACAAGTTCCCTTTCTAACTCAATCAACATGCACAAAATCATTAAGGGGTCTAACAatcctaaatatataaaataagccatgcACAAAGTTGTTAGTTTTAGGCACCAGCTTAAGCAAATGCGGGAATGGAATAGGGAGCCTATAAATACTCATATGCAATTCTTAGCAAGGTATGTTGACCCTTTGACTAAAACCATATCTCTTGCTTTATATCATTTGTATCGGTACTAACATAAAAATCGAAAGGCACACCAAAAATCAAACTCTAGTGTCCATTGACCCTTTTCTCCTTTTGAAGATCACCCCAACTCACTCACACTCAATCAACCCAACTCACTAAAATCAacatcaatattattattttttaaaaattaaaggtcGTTGACGCAATATATAAAGAGTGACCAGGAGCAATGCCCACTAGTGTTTAGTGTTGCTCAACCTCATAAACTTACCTTATATGGAGttggaaaattttcataacaaaaaCCCTAGGCTGAAATCTTTGTTGATATCTTGGATGTGTGCAAGCCCATTATGATGTCCAAACCTGTTATAGGAACATATCTTTAAGATCCGTTGGGATTAGATCAAGGAAATCAATTTCCATATTTTGAGGAGATTGGATTGAACCGAACAAATAACGGGAACTTATCCTGAAGATTCGAGacttatttaaaacttattaaaggTATTCTCGGAGCTTATTATCCTGCTATTTTGATGGAAaattgattgtaattgatcTAGTATATTAGCCAGGTTGCTTATACATTGAGGGGACTAGTATAGGTATTATATAGATTAGATAGCACTTATTTTGTTCATGAATGAGTGTTTCTTTATGAGTGCATGGAGtgtgaaatattaatttattctcacattattaaaatgattaaatatgtaGGTGATCGATTATGTCTAACAAAAAAGATTGTGTTGACTCTATGACTTTTCCCAAGTTTCATCTAGTAGTCCCCCAAAATagcattacaaaaaaaaagtacaagTTATATTCTCTATAACAAAGATTCACAAAGATATTAGAAAAATACAGTAAAAACTTCTTATGCATAGCATGTGAAGATTAACAAAATCTCTTATTTAAGGTTTCACCGAATAAAAATAAGTGAAACACAAATAACCAAATGTTGTTATTCATAAGGATATATAACTAGAATTCAGTAATTAAATATCATTGTTTGCCATGTGCATCAGTTACCTCCACTAAACCCTCATCGTCCTCttaaaccaaaatgaaatttacCACCAAAATGCAAGCCACCACCACCATTACCCCCTGATCCACCATCAACACCACCACTACCAACACCTCCACCTTGCCCTTTTGCCCCACCAACAACACTAGTGCTACTTTCTCCGCCAAATCCTCCTTTCCCTTCTATTCCACCAGCAACATTAGCGCTACCACTTCCACCACCTTTTCCACCAAGCCCTCCTTGTCCTCTTACTCCACTAGCAACATTAGCGCTACCACTTCCACCACCTTTTCCACCAAACCCTCCTTGCCTTCCTACTTCACCAGCTACATTAGCACTGCCACTTTTACCACCTTTTCCACCAAACCCTCCTTGCCCTCCTACTCTACTAGCTACATTAGCACTACCACTTCCACCTCCTTTTCCACCAAACCCTCCTTGCCCTCCTACTCCACCAGCAAAATTAGCGCTACCACTTGCACTACCACTTACGCTACCACTTCCACCACCTTTTCCACCAAACCCTCCTTGCCCTCCTACTCCACCATCAACCTTAGCGCTACCAGTTCCACCACCTTTTCCACCAAACTCTCCTTTCCCTCCTAATTCACCAACAACATTAGCACTACCACTTCCACCACCTTTTCCACCTAACCCTCCTTGCCCTCCTACTCCACCAGCAACATTAGTGCTACCACTTCCACCACCGTTTCCACCAAACCCTCATTGCCCTCCTACTCTACCAGCAACATTAGCACTACCACTTCCACCACCTTTTCCACCAAAACCCCATTGCCCTCCTGCTCCATCAACAACAGTAGCACTACCACTTCCACCACCTTTTCCACCAAACCCTCCTTGCCCTTCTACTCCACCAGCAACATTAGCGTTACTACTTCCACCACCTTTTCTACCAAACCCCCTTGTCCTCCTACTCCACCAGCAAAATTAGCACTACCACTTCCACCACTGTTTCCTCCAAACCCTCCCTGCCCTCCTACTCCACCAGCAACATTAGCGTTACTACTTCCACCACCTTTTCCACCAAACCCCCATTGTCCTCCTACTCCACCAGCAAAATTAGCACTACCACTTCCACCACTGTTTCCTCCAAACCCTCATTGCCCTCCTACTCCACCAGCAACATTGCCGCTACCACTTCCACCACCTTTTCCACCAAACCCTCATTGTCCTCCTATATTACCTCCAAATCCAACACCTTTACCATCACCTCCTGCTACACGATGTTGATGTACGGCTCTTTTTAAAGCAGAAGCACCTTTTAAAGCAGCAACACCAGCACCAGCTGCATCAATGGCACCTAAACCAACTAAAGGCAAAAATGTTAAAGACCTcctatttctttcattttctaccatttcTTTGGACAAATCTAGATGCTGAAgtaaattttgttcattttcatcaGCATTAAGAATATCAGCAATTACATGACCATCCATAAAAGTagcaaaaaatacaaaagaggCACAACCATCCAAGTAAAAACACCCATCTTATCTAAAAGCTTAAGCGAAGGTTAACCCACAATAATCTAATTATTCAATAAGGCATGTAAGAAATAGTGAATTCAAGCTTTTAGAATTCtaccatttgatttttttttcttttttttctttttctcgttGCTTACcttattaagaaattaaatatttatagagaaatatttactttataaagaaaatgaacaaatgGTCAAGCTTTAAGCAAGGGAGTAAGaaattatttaaccatttattcaTTAAAGAGAACCGTGttgaaaatcatttaatttattaacaaaaattttccttttcttttctcaaccAGCAATTGAATAAATAGCAACTTTTTCCATTAAAACATGATTTCCATTAAAAaacgattttttttttggaataatgGTATCTCCATGTCCATGTCCATTAGCTTCTCACGAAAGTATTCTATTTATAGTTCGTGATTATCACTCTCAACAATTTTATCTCTAAAATTTGAATCTAAATTTCTCTTTGAAAGCaccattaaaattgaatttgataCTATCACATTTAAAACCAAATCTGAAATAATTATATCgattaaattgcattttgtaTGTGTCAAACCAAAATGACTATGTCAATTGCACTGTTCTTTCTTGTGTAAGAGAAAAGAATTTAGGTATGGGTGATATattgttttaggaaaaattaaataaaaataagtagtAATAAATTCAACAAATAATAATTCCAGGATGATGAAGAGCTAAAAGTAggatttttaaaacatatttcttagttatttgagtaaaaaaacGTATTGGACCAAAATACATTACATGAGGATATTGAGGATTGATGTGGAACATATGGTGTAGTTTATAATGTTGGATTTTATGCACATAGAAGCCACACACTAGGAAGATTAATGTTTCACTAGGCATTATAAATGCACCAACTTCCATTTacacatttaataaaattgaatatatatatatatatatatatatatatatatatatatatatatattacaaggaGAAGGAATAAACCATAACTACACTAAGCAAGGTCAAGTCATTTCAGAGTAGTCATTATGTAGTAATTGGAGCACTTCATCCAACGATTGCATGAAAATATATCTACCCAACGGCCTTGAGATCGCCATTGAAGTCAAACTATTAGCAACCCTATTCTCCTCTCTGAAGAAATGTGAAATCCTAAAAtcgaaaatcaaaataaaataaaataaaaagacaattgAACTAGtaagaaaaacattttttttaatctttatggtttttttttatttaaccaGTGTTAAATAAGTTGATTGAGAATGGATAATATGACCAATTTGACCACGAATTCGAGTTTTACGATATttgatgataaataaaatatttgattaatgattaaataggAAATAAGACTTTGACGTCATTGTTTAGTCAATTGGATCAATTGTATTAAGTTATTCCTTGAaagtaaattacattttaaaattaagatctATATAAATGTTCACAAGTCGACTGTGTctatatataaatcaataatttattccGATTTTGAATTTACCAATTTTGAACCGTTTACTCAGagatcaatttaatctttatatttaaattagtatacaaac of Gossypium raimondii isolate GPD5lz chromosome 3, ASM2569854v1, whole genome shotgun sequence contains these proteins:
- the LOC128039840 gene encoding uncharacterized protein LOC128039840, with translation MDGHVIADILNADENEQNLLQHLDLSKEMVENERNRRSLTFLPLVGLGAIDAAGAGVAALKGASALKRAVHQHRVAGGDGKGVGFGGGQWGFGGKGGGSSNANVAGGVGGQGGRTRGFGRKGGGSSNANVAGGVEGQGGFGGKGGGSGSATVVDGAGGQWGFGGKGGGSGSANVAGGQGGLGGKGGGSGSANVVGELGGKGEFGGKGGGTGSAKVDGGVGGQGGFGGKGGGSGSVSGSASGSANFAGGVGGQGGFGGKGGGSGSANVASRVGGQGGFGGKGGKSGSANVAGEVGRQGGFGGKGGGSGSANVASGVRGQGGLGGKGGGSGSANVAGGIEGKGGFGGESSTSVVGGAKGQGGGVGSGGVDGGSGGNGGGGLHFGGKFHFGLRGR